A segment of the Pseudomonadota bacterium genome:
CCCCGGGAAGCGCGCCTCCGGGCAGCGGCCCAGATCGAGCACGATCTCGATGAGATCGAGGAGGTGCTCGCGCTCGAGCAGCCTTCGCCGAGGCTCAGCCGGGATGATCTCGAGCAAACGCTCGAGATCATCGGTGATCTGCAGCGCCTGGTCTTTTTTCACGCGTCGTTCTCCTCTCTCATGAGCGTCCCCCGCGCGAGGGCCGGTGCGTCGCGTCGCAACCTCCGGATCTCATGCCACCACCTGCACGGTTTCAAGGGTGAGGTCGGCGCACCCCTGCAAGCGCAGCGACGAGACCTGCAGACCGCGAAGCGTCTCGGCCACCTGAGGGGTGATTCGCTCACCGTATGACACCACCGCCATCCCGGGGGGATAGGGGCACACCATCTCGGCCGCCACGCGACCCACGGCCTGTTCGAGCGGCACGCGCACATGGCGAGCCAGATAGGCCTCTCGGGGAGAGAGCGCGATCTCCGGTGCAATCGACGGGAGCCCCCCCGTGAACGGGCCTTCCGACGGCGATTCCGAAGTGACGATGGTGCGCACGGCATCGGTCACGCGAATCAGGCGCGCGGCGTCGACCTCGCCGCTCACCTGCGCGATGAGGGCCCGCGCATCGGCCAGCTCGACCTCGAGACCAACGTGACGGCGAAGCGCGGCGGCCATGGCGCGCCCGCTCCACCCGAGACGCGCGGCAGAGAACACGAGGCGGGTCTCATCGAACGCCGCGACTCCTCTGAAACGCTCAGCGCGCGTGCCGTCGGCAACGTCGACCCCCTCGATCGCAGCCAGCGCAGCGCGAGCCTGACGCGAAGCCTCGAGGGCGGCGCCCACGGATCGACGCCCGTGCAAGGCGCGCCAGCGGCGCGCACCATCGAGCGAGGCGAGCATCGGGTAGTAGGGACTAGTGGTGGTGAGCAGGCGCACCGCGGCCGACAGACGTGCTTCATCGACCCGATCGGTGCAGCGGTGGAGCATCGACGACCCGGAAAGCGCCCCGCAGGTCTTGTGGGTGCTGTTCACCACCAGGTCTGCCCCCAGGGTGCAGGCACCCGGCGACTGCTCGGGATGCAGCCCCAGGTGCGCTCCCCAGGCCTCGTCGACAAGCCGTATCGCGCCCTGGGGCGGGCGCTGGCTCGACCAAGGGAGCACCGCCACGTCCCCGTGGTAGGTGGGTCGTGTCGACACCGCCATCATGGCGTCGGCGGCCGCCCGCTCAAGCGCGTCCGGATCTGGCGGCACAGCGCAGCCGAAGATCGGATCGATGGGACAGGAGACCCAGATGGGGAGCGCGCCACTCAGGATCAACCCCTCCACCACCGAG
Coding sequences within it:
- a CDS encoding decarboxylase, with translation MSQERAPIVEMLSAYASREPMELCCPGHRQGRQTDEETLGLLGRGAYAHDVTQVPGIDDLLAPVGAIDAAQRLAASLWGARQTHFLVNGTTSGIQAAFLAVCREGDRVAVPRACHRSVVEGLILSGALPIWVSCPIDPIFGCAVPPDPDALERAAADAMMAVSTRPTYHGDVAVLPWSSQRPPQGAIRLVDEAWGAHLGLHPEQSPGACTLGADLVVNSTHKTCGALSGSSMLHRCTDRVDEARLSAAVRLLTTTSPYYPMLASLDGARRWRALHGRRSVGAALEASRQARAALAAIEGVDVADGTRAERFRGVAAFDETRLVFSAARLGWSGRAMAAALRRHVGLEVELADARALIAQVSGEVDAARLIRVTDAVRTIVTSESPSEGPFTGGLPSIAPEIALSPREAYLARHVRVPLEQAVGRVAAEMVCPYPPGMAVVSYGERITPQVAETLRGLQVSSLRLQGCADLTLETVQVVA